In Maridesulfovibrio sp., a single genomic region encodes these proteins:
- a CDS encoding HD domain-containing phosphohydrolase produces MDNSDLTILVIDDESFVRETISDYLSDSGFEIIGAGDGEEGLDVFRKENPDAVLVDLNMPKVDGFEVLKAVTTESPDTPIIVVSGAGLIQDAINAVRLGAWDFVTKPIVDLSILEHVLGQGLERARLIKENRRYKEHLEAEVEKRTEDLRREVKVRRETQDALMAIQDEVIETQKEIILTLGEVVENRSNETANHVRRVAELSYILALRNGMSDEEAQLLRLASPMHDVGKIGIPDTILNKPGKLTPEERKIIESHTTIGHEILKHSDRPIIKAAAIVAYEHHERWDGLGYPRGISGEDVHVYGRITAIADVFDALGSERVYKKAWDIERIKEYFMESKGKQFDPFLTDLFFGDIDEILNLRREFPDG; encoded by the coding sequence TTGGATAATTCTGATTTAACAATTCTTGTAATTGATGATGAATCTTTTGTCCGTGAAACCATAAGCGATTATCTCAGCGATTCAGGTTTTGAGATAATCGGAGCCGGTGACGGGGAAGAGGGACTGGATGTTTTCAGGAAAGAAAATCCGGATGCCGTGCTGGTTGACCTGAACATGCCCAAGGTCGACGGTTTTGAAGTGCTCAAGGCCGTAACCACGGAAAGCCCGGACACCCCGATTATAGTTGTTTCCGGAGCCGGACTTATTCAGGACGCCATCAATGCCGTTCGTCTGGGAGCCTGGGATTTTGTCACCAAGCCGATCGTGGATTTGAGTATCCTCGAACATGTGCTGGGCCAGGGATTGGAACGGGCGAGGCTGATCAAGGAAAACAGGCGCTACAAGGAGCATCTTGAAGCCGAGGTTGAAAAACGGACCGAAGACCTCCGCCGGGAGGTTAAAGTCCGCCGGGAGACTCAGGATGCGCTCATGGCCATTCAGGATGAGGTCATTGAAACTCAGAAGGAAATAATCCTGACCCTTGGCGAAGTTGTTGAAAACCGCTCCAACGAGACTGCCAATCATGTGCGCAGGGTGGCCGAGCTATCCTATATTCTGGCCCTGCGTAACGGTATGAGCGATGAAGAGGCGCAATTGCTGCGGCTTGCATCCCCCATGCACGATGTGGGCAAGATAGGCATACCGGACACCATCCTCAACAAGCCCGGAAAACTTACCCCTGAAGAAAGAAAGATAATCGAGTCCCACACAACCATCGGGCATGAAATTCTTAAGCATTCTGACCGCCCCATCATCAAGGCCGCTGCCATTGTAGCCTATGAGCACCATGAACGCTGGGATGGACTGGGTTATCCCCGTGGAATTTCCGGTGAAGACGTGCACGTATACGGCCGCATTACCGCCATTGCAGATGTATTTGATGCTTTGGGCAGCGAGCGTGTTTATAAAAAAGCATGGGATATTGAACGGATAAAAGAATATTTCATGGAATCGAAGGGTAAGCAGTTCGACCCGTTCCTTACAGATCTTTTTTTTGGCGATATAGACGAAATCCTCAATCTGCGCCGCGAGTTCCCTGACGGATGA
- a CDS encoding peptidylprolyl isomerase, with amino-acid sequence MANPMVLMETPEGEVLIELFEKEAPKTVENFLRYVDEGFYEGTLFHRVINNFMIQGGGFDFSMKQKDTHEPVENEADNGLKNELGTLAMARTMDPHSATAQFFINVKDNGFLDHTGKNPQGWGYCVFGKVVDGMEAVEKIKKVKTRSYGPMDDVPVDPVSIISMKRFDD; translated from the coding sequence ATGGCCAATCCCATGGTACTGATGGAAACCCCTGAAGGCGAAGTGCTCATTGAGCTTTTCGAGAAGGAAGCACCCAAGACAGTGGAAAATTTTCTGCGTTATGTAGATGAAGGATTCTATGAAGGAACCCTTTTTCACAGGGTTATCAATAACTTCATGATTCAGGGCGGCGGGTTCGATTTTTCCATGAAACAGAAGGATACCCATGAGCCTGTTGAAAACGAAGCAGACAACGGCCTTAAAAATGAGCTGGGAACCCTTGCTATGGCCCGCACCATGGACCCCCATTCCGCTACTGCACAGTTTTTCATCAACGTTAAGGATAACGGCTTTCTGGACCACACCGGCAAGAATCCTCAGGGCTGGGGATACTGCGTATTCGGAAAGGTGGTTGACGGCATGGAAGCTGTTGAGAAGATCAAAAAGGTAAAAACCCGCTCCTACGGTCCCATGGATGATGTCCCGGTTGATCCGGTCAGCATCATCTCCATGAAGCGCTTTGACGACTGA
- a CDS encoding DUF401 family protein has translation MDFLAGFLPLIKIISVFACMLVGIRMRLGVGPSILIGAVVMAVFTSMGAGSFIQVSLSALADSKTLFLALIVALIMVLSGLLERTGQASRIMESLTGYLRSPRLRLVFFPALIGLLPMPGGAIFSAPMIQEAAGGLDVSSREKAVINYWFRHVWELTWPLYPGMILAAALCSMPIFKLISYTFPGSLACIALGWFFFLRPSVLPMANNGNSQGDGPARTGVRRILVEGLPLITAIVGALFFEGTLAALFPDIPFESGIVLALTAAVLCVVFANPGSLPLVRSLLLEKRFLNMVFMILCVFVFKDILGASGLIDELSRMAGGETALVAAAVLVPFLVGFISGITMAFVGSAMPLVVGLVHASGLSDQLPAWMVLCMFSGFSGIMASPLHICFLLTCEYFKVDMYSSWKQVAVPSLVLMMLGVAYFFILL, from the coding sequence ATGGATTTCCTCGCCGGTTTTTTACCTCTTATCAAGATTATTTCAGTCTTTGCATGCATGCTTGTCGGAATAAGGATGCGCCTTGGAGTCGGTCCTTCAATACTCATAGGTGCGGTGGTCATGGCCGTATTCACCTCCATGGGGGCGGGCAGTTTCATTCAGGTTTCGCTCAGTGCCCTGGCTGACTCCAAAACCCTGTTTCTTGCCCTGATTGTGGCTCTTATCATGGTGCTTAGCGGCTTGCTTGAACGCACGGGACAGGCTTCCAGAATTATGGAATCCCTGACCGGGTATCTGCGCAGCCCCCGGTTGCGGCTGGTGTTTTTTCCGGCCCTGATCGGTCTTCTGCCCATGCCCGGAGGTGCCATTTTTTCAGCTCCCATGATTCAGGAGGCAGCCGGAGGACTGGATGTTTCCTCAAGGGAAAAGGCGGTCATCAACTACTGGTTCCGTCATGTCTGGGAACTTACCTGGCCGCTCTATCCGGGAATGATTCTGGCTGCGGCACTTTGCTCCATGCCCATCTTCAAGCTCATCAGCTATACTTTTCCGGGGTCTCTGGCGTGTATTGCGCTCGGCTGGTTTTTCTTCCTGCGGCCGTCTGTGCTGCCTATGGCCAATAACGGTAATTCACAGGGAGATGGACCTGCCAGGACCGGAGTCAGAAGAATTCTTGTTGAAGGGCTGCCGCTCATAACCGCCATCGTCGGAGCGCTTTTTTTTGAAGGGACGCTGGCCGCGCTTTTTCCGGACATTCCTTTCGAGTCCGGAATCGTGCTCGCCCTGACAGCGGCAGTGCTGTGCGTAGTTTTTGCCAATCCCGGTTCCCTGCCGCTTGTCCGCTCGCTATTGCTGGAAAAACGGTTCCTGAACATGGTATTCATGATTCTCTGTGTTTTCGTGTTCAAGGATATTCTGGGCGCAAGCGGTTTGATTGATGAACTTTCGCGCATGGCCGGAGGGGAGACAGCACTTGTCGCGGCGGCGGTTCTGGTGCCTTTCCTCGTAGGATTCATTTCCGGGATCACCATGGCCTTTGTCGGCTCCGCCATGCCTCTGGTCGTAGGACTAGTTCATGCCTCCGGACTTTCCGACCAATTGCCCGCCTGGATGGTGCTGTGCATGTTTTCAGGTTTTTCCGGGATAATGGCGTCGCCGCTGCACATATGCTTTCTGCTTACCTGCGAATACTTCAAGGTTGACATGTATTCCTCATGGAAGCAGGTTGCCGTTCCCAGCCTCGTACTCATGATGCTCGGAGTAGCTTACTTTTTCATTTTATTGTAA